Proteins encoded in a region of the Burkholderiales bacterium genome:
- a CDS encoding GxxExxY protein, whose protein sequence is MDYEAIAEAIVASALRVHTKLGPGLLESAYEACLAYELKKRALSVVLQVPLAVKYDDMVLDIGYRVDMLVAGGVVVEVKAVDKLLPVHAAQLLTYLRLGEFHLGFLLNFNAAHLRDGIKRVINGYRPEDMHGG, encoded by the coding sequence GTGGATTACGAAGCGATAGCCGAAGCGATTGTCGCGAGTGCGCTAAGGGTTCACACCAAGCTCGGGCCGGGCTTGCTCGAAAGCGCCTACGAAGCCTGCCTCGCTTATGAGTTGAAGAAGCGAGCCTTGAGCGTTGTTCTGCAGGTGCCGCTGGCGGTGAAGTACGACGATATGGTGCTCGATATCGGTTATCGAGTCGATATGCTCGTCGCGGGTGGTGTGGTGGTCGAGGTGAAGGCGGTGGACAAGCTGCTGCCGGTGCATGCCGCACAGCTGTTGACGTACCTTCGGCTAGGCGAATTTCACCTTGGATTCTTGCTGAACTTCAACGCCGCGCACTTGCGTGACGGGATCAAACGCGTGATCAACGGCTACAGACCGGAGGACATGCACGGCGGTTAA
- a CDS encoding tripartite tricarboxylate transporter substrate binding protein, whose translation MRLRIALATAAALVAVTVHAQPTYPAKPIRLIVPIGPGGSTDIVGRLFAARLSEQMGQQIIVDNRAGAGTVIGSELVAKSPPDGYTLMNVAVEFTINPALRKLPYDPLKDFTCIAQLTSGQYFLAVHPTMPVKTPKQFIALAKSRPGQVTFGSSGPGSANHLAGVLFQQMTGTRLVHVPYKSAGQAGIALLSGELDSIFSNVASSIAHVKSGKLRAIATTGPKRTPVAPDVPTFVESGVPGFVVTGFHLFMAPGGTPADIVNKLNAEVQKALESTQVKERLAALGLDPHGGSPAACTKHVQQDIARWVPVVRASGAKAD comes from the coding sequence ATGAGGTTACGCATTGCCCTTGCAACCGCGGCTGCGTTGGTCGCAGTCACCGTGCACGCACAACCCACCTATCCCGCCAAACCGATCCGTCTCATCGTGCCGATCGGGCCGGGCGGCAGCACCGACATCGTCGGGCGGCTCTTCGCGGCGAGGCTCTCGGAGCAGATGGGGCAGCAGATCATCGTCGACAACCGCGCCGGCGCCGGGACGGTGATCGGCAGCGAGCTCGTCGCGAAGTCGCCGCCGGACGGCTACACGCTGATGAACGTGGCGGTGGAGTTCACCATCAACCCGGCGCTGCGCAAGCTCCCCTACGATCCGCTGAAGGATTTCACGTGCATCGCGCAGCTCACCTCGGGCCAGTACTTCCTCGCGGTGCACCCGACGATGCCGGTGAAGACGCCGAAGCAGTTCATCGCGCTCGCCAAGTCCAGGCCGGGGCAGGTCACGTTCGGCTCGTCGGGGCCGGGCAGTGCGAACCATCTCGCGGGCGTGCTGTTCCAGCAGATGACGGGCACCAGGCTCGTGCACGTGCCTTACAAGAGCGCGGGACAGGCCGGGATCGCGCTGCTGAGCGGCGAGCTCGATTCGATCTTCAGCAACGTCGCTTCGTCGATCGCGCACGTGAAGAGCGGCAAGCTGCGCGCGATCGCGACGACGGGGCCGAAGCGCACGCCGGTTGCGCCCGACGTGCCGACGTTCGTCGAATCCGGCGTCCCGGGGTTCGTCGTCACCGGCTTTCACCTCTTCATGGCGCCGGGCGGCACGCCGGCCGACATCGTCAACAAGCTCAACGCCGAAGTGCAGAAGGCGCTCGAGTCGACCCAGGTGAAAGAGCGCCTCGCCGCGCTCGGCCTCGACCCCCATGGAGGCTCGCCCGCGGCGTGCACGAAGCACGTTCAGCAGGACATCGCGCGCTGGGTGCCGGTGGTCAGGGCCAGCGGCGCCAAAGCGGACTGA
- a CDS encoding tripartite tricarboxylate transporter substrate binding protein, producing the protein MHRITSLVVALAASLALPLYAAETYPARPVRLIVPYAPGGNADIQARYMAERLGETLGKQFVVDNRPGANGMIGMELTARAPADGYTLMLVANGFAVNPALYAKVPYDTVNDFEPISLVGDTPLLFVANNAVPANNVKEVIALAKAKPAQLNVGSSGNGSPAHLAMALLEVMTGIKLVHVPYKGTAGALLDVVSGRIQLGFPSLTSVMAHVKSQKVKAFAITSKSRSGLAPDIPTMSEAGVPGYETGIWNGILAPAHTPKAIVTRVNQAIVQILSSPQAKERYAHVGAEIRYNTPDEFRALIRSDIAKWTKVIKAGGIKVEAR; encoded by the coding sequence ATGCACCGTATCACGTCGCTCGTCGTCGCGCTTGCAGCTTCGCTCGCGCTGCCCCTGTACGCCGCCGAGACCTATCCCGCGCGCCCCGTGCGCCTCATCGTGCCGTACGCGCCCGGCGGCAACGCCGACATCCAGGCGCGCTACATGGCCGAACGCCTCGGCGAGACGCTGGGCAAGCAGTTCGTGGTCGACAACCGCCCGGGCGCGAACGGCATGATCGGCATGGAGCTCACGGCGCGTGCGCCGGCCGACGGTTATACGCTGATGCTCGTCGCGAACGGCTTCGCCGTGAATCCGGCGCTCTATGCGAAAGTGCCGTACGACACGGTCAACGATTTCGAGCCGATCAGCCTGGTCGGCGACACGCCGCTGCTCTTCGTCGCCAACAACGCCGTGCCGGCGAACAACGTGAAAGAGGTGATCGCGCTCGCCAAGGCGAAGCCGGCGCAGCTCAACGTGGGCTCGTCGGGCAACGGCTCGCCGGCGCATCTGGCGATGGCGCTGCTCGAAGTGATGACCGGGATCAAGCTCGTGCACGTGCCGTACAAAGGCACCGCGGGCGCGCTCCTCGACGTCGTGTCGGGCCGGATACAGCTCGGGTTTCCCAGCCTCACTTCGGTCATGGCGCACGTGAAGTCGCAGAAGGTGAAAGCGTTTGCGATCACGTCGAAGTCGCGCTCGGGGCTCGCGCCCGATATCCCGACGATGAGCGAGGCCGGCGTGCCGGGCTACGAAACGGGGATCTGGAACGGCATACTCGCGCCCGCGCACACGCCGAAAGCGATCGTCACACGGGTCAACCAGGCGATCGTGCAGATACTCTCGTCGCCGCAGGCGAAGGAGCGCTATGCGCACGTCGGGGCGGAGATCCGCTACAACACGCCGGACGAATTCCGGGCGCTGATACGCTCGGACATCGCGAAGTGGACGAAAGTGATCAAGGCCGGCGGGATCAAGGTCGAGGCGCGATAA
- a CDS encoding transglycosylase domain-containing protein, producing MDSPSPESPLPAAAAQPLRARLKRYARRAGVAVPALLLLYVLVLIPFTPSVSDLRRAKSATPSVVMSADGVVLAEFKRSDREWVTLDKISSAVVDALLATEDRRFYDHHGVDVWRTLGAALSTLTGKVEGGSTITQQLARNLYQDQIGRKLSLNRKVKEAITALKIEALYTKREILETYLNSVPFLYNAFGIEMAARTYFDKSAAELNVLESATLVGMLKATSAMNPVRNPERAIARRNLVLDQMVKAGKLSSAQGADLSRRPLKLNFERQTVPASVVPHIVRHLHDWLLDWTGQRDRYLYFDGLVVRTTIDSRIQDAANKAVVHQLNALQKLAGKRDVLQAGFMAMDPRNGYVRAWVGSRDPAKEEFDHVSQARRLPGSVFKPFVYAAAFTAGLRPTMTLIDAPPIIPIEGGGVWMPKDVGAASYQALTLREGLIYSKNSITAQLMPMVGIKRVVHLAYAMGIRQSKLEPVLSLALGTSPVTLREIVGSYSTIANGGNYIEPTIVTRIEDRQGRVLAEFGPQRETVPAMSNQQALELVDALRGVVSQGTGRAIRKRYRITADVAGKTGTTQKNTDAWFVMMHPQLVAGARVGFNQEHTMGAWGTGARSALPIVGEVFKQALAKEWIDPQARFGTPRPAARPAHYGSTDPIADSPLVRDLFGGARQQVQEFFRKPAE from the coding sequence ATGGATTCTCCGTCTCCGGAGTCCCCGCTTCCCGCCGCTGCCGCGCAGCCGCTCCGCGCGCGGCTGAAGCGCTACGCCCGCCGCGCAGGCGTAGCGGTGCCCGCGCTGCTGCTGCTGTACGTCCTCGTCCTCATCCCGTTCACGCCGAGCGTCTCGGATCTCCGCCGCGCGAAGTCGGCGACGCCGTCGGTCGTGATGTCCGCGGACGGCGTGGTGCTCGCGGAATTCAAGCGCAGCGACCGCGAGTGGGTGACGCTCGACAAGATCTCGTCCGCCGTCGTCGACGCGCTGCTCGCGACCGAGGACCGGCGCTTCTACGACCATCACGGCGTCGACGTGTGGCGCACGCTCGGCGCGGCGCTCAGCACGCTCACCGGCAAGGTCGAGGGCGGCTCGACGATCACTCAGCAGCTCGCACGCAACCTCTATCAGGACCAGATCGGCCGCAAGCTCTCGCTCAACCGCAAGGTGAAGGAAGCGATCACCGCACTGAAGATCGAGGCGCTCTACACCAAGCGCGAGATCCTCGAGACCTATCTCAACTCGGTGCCGTTCCTCTACAACGCGTTCGGCATCGAGATGGCCGCGCGCACCTACTTCGACAAGTCCGCGGCAGAGCTCAACGTGCTCGAGTCCGCCACGCTCGTCGGCATGCTCAAGGCGACGAGCGCGATGAACCCGGTGCGCAATCCCGAGCGTGCGATCGCACGGCGCAACCTCGTGCTCGACCAGATGGTGAAGGCCGGGAAGCTCTCATCCGCGCAGGGCGCCGATCTCTCGCGGCGTCCGCTCAAGCTCAACTTCGAGCGCCAGACCGTGCCGGCGAGCGTCGTGCCGCACATCGTGCGCCACCTGCACGACTGGCTGCTCGACTGGACGGGGCAGCGCGACCGCTATCTCTATTTCGACGGTCTCGTCGTCCGCACCACCATCGATTCGCGCATCCAGGACGCCGCGAACAAGGCGGTCGTGCACCAGCTCAACGCACTGCAAAAGCTCGCGGGCAAGCGCGACGTGCTCCAGGCGGGCTTCATGGCGATGGACCCGCGCAACGGTTACGTGCGCGCGTGGGTGGGCAGCCGCGACCCCGCGAAAGAGGAGTTCGACCACGTGAGCCAGGCGAGGCGCCTGCCCGGGTCGGTGTTCAAGCCTTTCGTGTACGCCGCGGCATTCACCGCGGGGCTGCGCCCGACGATGACGCTGATCGACGCGCCGCCGATCATCCCGATCGAAGGCGGCGGCGTATGGATGCCGAAGGACGTCGGGGCGGCGTCGTACCAGGCGCTGACGCTGCGCGAAGGATTGATCTACTCCAAGAACTCGATCACCGCGCAGCTCATGCCGATGGTGGGCATCAAGCGCGTGGTGCACCTCGCCTACGCCATGGGCATACGGCAGAGCAAGCTCGAGCCGGTGCTTTCGCTCGCGCTCGGCACGAGCCCCGTCACGCTGCGCGAGATCGTCGGCTCGTACTCGACGATCGCCAACGGCGGCAACTACATCGAACCGACGATCGTCACGCGCATCGAGGACCGCCAGGGCCGCGTGCTCGCCGAGTTCGGCCCGCAGCGCGAGACCGTGCCCGCGATGTCGAACCAGCAGGCGCTGGAGCTCGTCGACGCGCTGCGCGGCGTCGTCTCGCAAGGGACCGGCCGCGCGATCCGCAAGCGCTACCGCATCACCGCCGACGTCGCCGGGAAGACCGGCACCACTCAGAAGAACACCGACGCGTGGTTCGTCATGATGCATCCCCAGCTCGTCGCCGGCGCGCGCGTCGGCTTCAACCAGGAGCACACGATGGGGGCATGGGGCACCGGCGCCCGCAGCGCGCTGCCGATCGTCGGCGAAGTGTTCAAGCAGGCGCTCGCGAAGGAGTGGATCGACCCGCAGGCGCGCTTCGGCACGCCGCGCCCCGCAGCACGTCCGGCGCACTACGGCAGCACCGATCCCATCGCCGACTCGCCGCTGGTGCGCGACCTCTTCGGCGGCGCGCGACAGCAGGTGCAGGAGTTCTTCAGGAAGCCGGCGGAGTAG
- a CDS encoding transglycosylase domain-containing protein, whose protein sequence is MLLGLPVLFLVYVLILIPFTPGIGDLRKQKSATPSVMMSSDGVALTEFRRMNRQWVPLEKIAPVVVDALLATEDVRFYEHHGIDFRRTIGALLKTASGDLQGGSTLTQQLARNLYPEEIGRSATLNRKMKEAITALKIESLYTKREILETYLNTVPFLFNAFGIEMAARTYFDKTAEELNVLEAATLVGMLKGTSAFNPVLNPERAKTRRNLVLAQMAKYGKLPQDQVAKLGKRPLKLDFERVADSPGPAPHIAQYIRRWLIDWADKNDYDIYSDGLVVRTTLDSRLQDAANKAVAKQLKSLEPLANGARKRAGDDSALQAGFMAMDPRNGHVLAWVGSRDFATEQFDHVAQARRQPGSAFKPFVYGAAFLMGMKPTTTFVDEPVSIRIPGSGVWQPEDVSPPSYAAMTLRSALTYSKNTITAQVMEKVGPERVIKLAQALGVKYSKLEPVLSLALGTSPVTLREMVTAYGAIANEGHYIEPMLVTRIEDRKGRVVAEFAPEAEDVNAMPRSTSLELVNVMRGVVDEGTGVAIRYRYGLTADLAGKTGTTQENTDGWFLMMHPQLVAGARVGFNDKLTMGSWGQGARSALPIVGEVFQQALNKGWIDAKAEFAVPRPVRRPREPENDPQWGGSEVIQGIVRDIGKFLRGENIGPPPDPSAGQSQP, encoded by the coding sequence GTGCTGCTCGGGCTGCCGGTGCTCTTCCTGGTGTACGTGCTCATCCTGATCCCGTTCACGCCGGGCATCGGCGACCTGCGCAAGCAGAAATCGGCCACACCGTCGGTGATGATGTCGTCGGACGGCGTCGCGCTGACCGAATTCAGGCGCATGAACCGCCAGTGGGTGCCGCTGGAGAAGATCGCGCCGGTCGTCGTCGACGCGCTGCTCGCGACCGAGGACGTGCGCTTCTACGAGCATCACGGCATCGATTTCCGGCGCACGATCGGCGCGCTGCTGAAGACCGCATCGGGCGATCTGCAGGGCGGCTCGACGCTCACGCAGCAGCTCGCGCGCAACCTCTATCCGGAAGAGATCGGCCGCTCCGCGACGCTCAACCGCAAGATGAAGGAAGCGATCACCGCGCTCAAGATCGAGTCGCTGTACACCAAGCGCGAGATCCTCGAGACCTACCTCAACACCGTGCCGTTCCTCTTCAATGCGTTCGGCATCGAGATGGCGGCGCGCACGTACTTCGACAAGACCGCGGAAGAGCTCAACGTGCTCGAAGCCGCGACGCTCGTCGGCATGCTCAAGGGAACGAGCGCTTTCAATCCGGTGCTCAATCCGGAGCGCGCCAAGACCCGCCGCAACCTCGTGCTCGCGCAGATGGCGAAATACGGGAAGCTCCCGCAGGACCAGGTGGCGAAGCTCGGCAAGCGCCCGCTCAAGCTCGACTTCGAGCGCGTCGCGGACTCGCCCGGCCCCGCGCCGCACATCGCGCAATACATCCGCCGCTGGCTGATCGACTGGGCGGACAAGAACGATTACGACATCTACTCCGACGGTCTCGTCGTGCGCACCACGCTGGACTCGCGGCTCCAGGACGCGGCGAACAAAGCGGTCGCGAAGCAGTTGAAGAGCCTCGAGCCGCTCGCGAACGGCGCGCGCAAGCGCGCGGGCGACGATTCGGCGCTCCAGGCCGGCTTCATGGCGATGGACCCGCGCAACGGCCACGTGCTCGCGTGGGTCGGCAGCCGCGATTTCGCGACCGAGCAGTTCGATCATGTGGCGCAGGCGCGCCGCCAGCCCGGCTCGGCGTTCAAGCCGTTCGTCTACGGCGCCGCTTTCCTGATGGGCATGAAGCCGACGACGACGTTCGTCGACGAGCCGGTGAGCATCCGCATCCCGGGCAGCGGCGTGTGGCAGCCCGAGGACGTCTCGCCGCCGTCGTACGCGGCGATGACGCTGCGCTCGGCGCTGACGTACTCCAAGAACACCATTACCGCGCAGGTCATGGAGAAAGTGGGGCCGGAGCGCGTCATCAAGCTCGCACAGGCGCTGGGCGTCAAATACAGCAAGCTCGAGCCGGTGCTGTCGCTCGCGCTCGGCACGAGCCCCGTCACGCTGCGCGAGATGGTCACGGCGTACGGCGCGATCGCCAACGAAGGCCACTACATCGAACCGATGCTCGTCACCCGCATCGAAGACCGCAAGGGACGCGTCGTCGCCGAGTTCGCGCCCGAGGCCGAAGACGTGAACGCGATGCCGCGCTCGACCTCGCTCGAGCTCGTCAACGTGATGCGGGGCGTCGTCGACGAAGGCACCGGTGTGGCGATCCGCTATCGCTACGGTCTCACCGCCGACCTCGCCGGCAAGACCGGGACGACGCAGGAGAACACCGACGGCTGGTTCCTCATGATGCACCCGCAGCTCGTCGCGGGCGCGCGCGTGGGCTTCAACGACAAGCTCACGATGGGCTCGTGGGGACAGGGCGCGCGCAGCGCGCTGCCGATCGTCGGCGAAGTCTTCCAGCAGGCGCTGAACAAAGGCTGGATCGACGCCAAAGCCGAGTTCGCGGTCCCGCGCCCGGTGCGCAGGCCGCGCGAGCCGGAGAACGACCCCCAGTGGGGCGGCTCCGAAGTGATCCAGGGGATCGTGCGCGACATCGGCAAGTTCCTGCGCGGCGAGAACATCGGCCCGCCGCCCGATCCTTCGGCGGGGCAGAGCCAGCCGTAG